In Megalobrama amblycephala isolate DHTTF-2021 linkage group LG10, ASM1881202v1, whole genome shotgun sequence, one DNA window encodes the following:
- the vent gene encoding ventral expressed homeobox, producing the protein MSKKFSVEWLSQSFHDQDHSHKPCATEALHLIGEVANKAPSSPTNSCGYTSASESDVGEDSEGESGPQRRVRTKFTSEQISSLEKTFSKHKYLGATQRRKIAEKLHLSETQVKTWFQNRRMKLKREVQDMRAADFFVPTVLPPVTSFQHHAVSGQRARLFYPARALQRIPVQQMPQQQHLHPMLFAPVTFKHFL; encoded by the exons ATGTCCAAGAAGTTCTCCGTGGAGTGGTTGTCCCAGAGTTTCCATGACCAGGATCATTCGCACAAACCGTGTGCAACAGAAGCGCTCCATCTGATTGGAGAAGTGGCGAACAAGGCCCCGTCTTCCCCTACAA ATAGTTGTGGGTACACATCGGCCTCTGAGAGCGATGTGGGTGAAGACAGTGAAGGAGAATCCGGGCCGCAGCGCCGCGTCAGAACCAAGTTCACCTCCGAGCAGATCTCGAGCCTGGAGAAAACCTTCAGCAAACACAAATACCTCGGAGCGACTCAGAGACGGAAAATAGCAGAAAAGCTGCATCTGTCTGAAACGCAG gtgaAAACATGGTTCCAGAACAGACGGATGAAGCTGAAGCGGGAGGTTCAGGACATGCGCGCTGCGGACTTTTTTGTGCCGACTGTTTTGCCGCCAGTGACATCATTTCAGCACCACGCAGTGAGCGGACAGCGCGCGCGCCTCTTTTACCCCGCGCGTGCACTGCAGCGGATTCCTGTGCAACAAATGCCGCAACAGCAGCACCTCCACCCGATGCTGTTTGCTCCTGTtacttttaaacattttctttga